In the Flavisolibacter tropicus genome, one interval contains:
- a CDS encoding DUF4838 domain-containing protein, whose protein sequence is MRIRYWFILLVALFFNSKAANTSPFYSQSIYADQLDDGLFQQSLADLKFYLQKATNKDFTTQLFDKQINKGIYILLNQPGIISTTLFERLKKGSVEDFVLMGDKEKLVVVANHPKGLSRAIYTYLDWLGVKWYFPGDEWTSVPSLSQITFSKTQYISPSFLIRDFFGTGGIVPIKAVDPNGSLSGKWEEWKRRNRLGGQLVLAGHYGEAFNLKYRKELEAHPEYLALVSGKRQWSTTAKWNISNKAFRDLFIADRIEELKKKLQQVKYSNEITTISVEPADGYGDCECEDCKRLGSVSDRYFFLANEAAKAVAKISPFAYVNLYGYNTHAAPPAFTLEPNVIVQIIPYAFQKISTPEQLITDWRKKCQNLFLYDYYGIPDWHYDTPLTAGWSPAGLVNKIKDWKRFAIKGFMLESSYSIGSTGLGLYFMSRLGWNMNEQVNPIQNGFYKNMFGQAASQVRAFYEKINGSFQGAADLPYLLNQLEQASIISKNDKVNERIQLLQAYLHYLIVYYQWQAATPESRDKTWEELVSYTWQIYPTAIVHTTRLAQLFNTKAPNNTIRNEWQLQGAATNKLKDIRSITSNDMSETFIKDRQSYPLLEDFVYESKGRTENFIVKPGAAGNSQEMMLLDIPETYVRASKDGYFTFSIKVNDGSQNNQQQTATIQCLDTPSNKKVFEQSVSIDRNWKQLQIKLPASKSFRLVVKNSNWIRMQFQLDQWVSFKNIPVHAVMGRLWFYVPSDVSYIYFSNNNNQQPSFQDAAGKPLKIDAVNKQHLYRIKVGASTGDRWFSINESQYKFLQFYAIPGLFFLHPGFIVRQGSK, encoded by the coding sequence ATGCGTATTAGATATTGGTTTATTCTGTTGGTAGCCCTGTTCTTTAATTCTAAAGCAGCTAATACGTCGCCTTTTTATTCTCAAAGTATTTATGCCGATCAGCTGGATGATGGATTGTTTCAGCAATCGTTGGCGGATCTAAAATTTTATTTGCAAAAGGCAACGAACAAGGATTTTACCACGCAGCTATTTGATAAGCAGATTAACAAAGGCATTTACATTTTATTGAATCAGCCCGGCATCATCTCTACTACTCTTTTTGAAAGGTTAAAAAAGGGTTCTGTTGAAGATTTTGTTTTAATGGGTGATAAAGAAAAATTGGTAGTTGTAGCCAATCATCCCAAAGGTTTATCCAGGGCTATCTATACCTATTTGGATTGGCTAGGAGTTAAATGGTATTTCCCTGGTGATGAATGGACATCCGTTCCCTCGCTCTCGCAAATAACTTTTTCCAAAACACAATACATATCACCTTCTTTTTTGATACGCGATTTTTTCGGTACAGGCGGCATCGTGCCTATAAAAGCAGTGGACCCTAATGGCTCGCTGTCTGGGAAATGGGAAGAATGGAAACGTCGAAACAGACTAGGTGGACAGCTGGTATTGGCTGGGCATTATGGAGAGGCCTTTAATTTAAAGTATCGTAAAGAATTGGAGGCCCATCCAGAGTATCTGGCATTAGTGAGTGGGAAGCGTCAATGGAGTACAACGGCCAAGTGGAACATAAGCAATAAAGCGTTTAGAGATTTATTTATTGCCGATCGTATAGAGGAGTTGAAAAAAAAGCTGCAACAGGTTAAATACAGCAATGAAATCACCACCATTTCAGTAGAACCTGCAGATGGCTATGGCGATTGTGAATGCGAGGATTGTAAAAGGCTGGGATCGGTGAGTGATCGATACTTTTTTCTGGCCAACGAAGCTGCAAAGGCGGTTGCAAAAATTTCGCCTTTTGCATACGTAAATCTTTATGGTTACAATACCCATGCCGCACCACCTGCTTTTACACTGGAGCCTAATGTCATTGTCCAAATCATACCCTATGCTTTTCAAAAGATCAGTACTCCAGAACAACTGATTACTGATTGGAGAAAAAAGTGCCAGAACTTATTTCTCTATGATTATTATGGCATACCGGACTGGCACTATGATACACCATTAACAGCGGGATGGTCACCTGCTGGTTTGGTGAATAAGATAAAAGATTGGAAAAGGTTTGCGATTAAAGGATTTATGTTAGAGTCTTCGTACAGTATAGGCAGTACAGGATTGGGATTGTACTTTATGAGCCGGTTGGGTTGGAATATGAATGAGCAAGTAAACCCTATACAGAACGGCTTTTATAAAAACATGTTTGGGCAGGCCGCTTCGCAGGTAAGAGCATTTTACGAAAAGATCAATGGCAGTTTTCAAGGAGCTGCAGATCTGCCCTACTTGTTAAATCAATTAGAGCAGGCTAGTATAATTAGTAAAAATGATAAGGTGAATGAAAGGATCCAATTGCTTCAGGCCTACTTGCATTATTTGATAGTTTATTATCAATGGCAGGCCGCTACCCCAGAAAGCAGGGACAAGACATGGGAAGAACTTGTCAGCTATACGTGGCAAATTTATCCTACGGCCATTGTGCATACCACAAGGCTTGCACAATTGTTTAACACAAAAGCGCCAAATAATACCATTCGAAACGAATGGCAATTGCAGGGAGCTGCTACTAATAAGTTAAAAGATATACGATCTATAACTAGTAATGATATGAGCGAAACGTTCATAAAAGATCGCCAATCATATCCTTTATTGGAGGATTTTGTTTATGAAAGCAAAGGCAGGACTGAAAATTTTATAGTAAAGCCAGGTGCTGCCGGGAACTCTCAGGAAATGATGCTTTTAGACATTCCGGAAACTTACGTCAGGGCCAGTAAAGACGGGTATTTTACATTTAGTATAAAAGTAAACGACGGATCTCAGAATAATCAGCAACAAACTGCCACCATACAGTGTCTGGATACACCAAGCAACAAAAAGGTTTTTGAGCAGAGCGTCTCAATTGACCGCAACTGGAAACAACTTCAGATCAAATTACCTGCTTCCAAATCGTTTAGGCTGGTAGTTAAAAACAGTAACTGGATTCGAATGCAATTCCAACTAGATCAATGGGTGTCATTTAAAAACATTCCGGTTCATGCCGTCATGGGCCGGTTGTGGTTTTATGTGCCTTCAGATGTGAGCTACATTTATTTCAGTAATAACAATAACCAGCAGCCTTCATTTCAGGATGCAGCAGGCAAGCCTTTAAAAATTGATGCTGTAAATAAGCAGCACCTGTACCGTATTAAAGTAGGAGCGTCTACTGGCGATCGCTGGTTCTCTATAAATGAAAGCCAGTATAAGTTTTTGCAGTTTTATGCGATTCCTGGTTTGTTTTTCCTGCACCCTGGTTTTATCGTACGGCAAGGTTCCAAATAG
- the asnB gene encoding asparagine synthase (glutamine-hydrolyzing) yields MCGIAGFVDFRNNSSEEILARMSCAVPHRGPDGQGVYLAQAPTAQIGLGHRRLSIIDLSTSANQPMHYEGLHLVFNGEIYNYNEIRDRLIELGHVFSTHSDTEVILHSWKEWGENGIAQWRGMFAIAIYDETKNEIIFIRDRAGVKPVHYYWKDGLFLFGSELKSIVAHPHFKKEINRDAVASFLQYGYVSYPHCIYQDTYKLAPGHLLRLDLTQKKIAIQQYWNVYDYYNKPKLTIDLPTAIEETEKILQEAFQLRMVADVPVGVFLSGGYDSSCVTALLQKNSTEKIKTFTIGSTADHLNEAPFAKEIANRLGTDHTEYYCTHQEALEIIPELPFYYDEPFADSSAIPTILVSRMARKKVTVALSADAGDEIFAGYNRYDYISRYGQRLQSIPKPFRKLAAAAMESISSESLPYLRNKRNFHSRYDKLKNLLNDPSTSQLLKNLSHVFSQKDIEAIFQLRVQELQTAHDSTELKPLFSDPLSYMMAIDYQTYMVDDILQKVDRATMSTSLEGREPFLDQHIIEWAAQLPSDYKYHQGQKKYILKQIVHKYIPQEVMERPKMGFAIPVESWLTNELKELVQYYLSEAKLNEHNLFNISQVKKLTDEFFSGRTEKYLKIWHLLMFQMWYEKWMA; encoded by the coding sequence ATGTGCGGGATAGCCGGATTTGTTGATTTCAGAAATAATAGCAGTGAAGAAATTCTAGCGCGTATGTCTTGCGCTGTACCCCATCGCGGCCCAGACGGCCAAGGAGTTTACCTGGCACAGGCGCCAACCGCTCAAATTGGCTTGGGGCACCGTCGCTTGTCAATCATAGACCTGAGTACTTCGGCTAATCAACCCATGCATTATGAGGGCCTGCACCTTGTATTTAATGGAGAGATTTATAATTATAACGAAATCCGGGACCGGCTGATTGAACTGGGGCATGTTTTTTCAACGCATTCAGATACAGAGGTGATATTACATAGCTGGAAGGAATGGGGTGAAAATGGAATAGCACAATGGCGGGGTATGTTTGCCATTGCTATTTATGATGAAACTAAAAATGAAATAATCTTTATCCGAGACAGAGCGGGGGTTAAGCCTGTCCATTATTATTGGAAAGACGGGTTGTTCCTTTTTGGCTCTGAGTTGAAGTCTATTGTAGCGCACCCGCATTTTAAAAAGGAAATTAATCGTGATGCTGTAGCTTCCTTCTTGCAGTATGGTTATGTTTCTTATCCGCATTGTATTTATCAGGATACCTATAAGTTAGCGCCAGGACATCTCTTACGGTTGGATCTTACACAAAAGAAAATAGCCATTCAACAATACTGGAATGTCTATGATTATTATAACAAGCCGAAGCTAACCATTGACCTTCCAACGGCTATTGAAGAAACAGAAAAGATTTTGCAGGAGGCATTTCAACTACGCATGGTGGCAGATGTGCCGGTAGGTGTGTTCTTAAGCGGGGGCTACGATAGTTCATGTGTAACAGCTTTGCTGCAAAAAAACAGCACGGAAAAGATCAAAACCTTCACTATTGGATCAACTGCTGATCATTTGAATGAAGCCCCATTTGCCAAAGAAATAGCAAACCGATTAGGGACCGACCACACAGAATATTATTGTACCCACCAGGAGGCTTTGGAGATCATTCCCGAGTTGCCTTTTTATTATGACGAACCCTTTGCTGATAGCAGTGCCATTCCTACGATCTTAGTGAGCCGGATGGCCCGTAAAAAGGTGACAGTTGCGTTATCGGCAGATGCCGGTGATGAAATATTTGCAGGGTACAACCGCTATGATTATATAAGCCGTTATGGGCAGCGTTTACAGTCCATTCCAAAACCCTTCCGTAAGCTGGCTGCAGCGGCTATGGAAAGTATTTCTTCTGAAAGCTTACCTTATCTACGCAACAAACGGAATTTTCACAGTCGCTACGATAAGCTAAAAAACTTGTTGAATGATCCTTCCACCTCGCAACTCCTGAAAAATTTAAGCCATGTATTCTCACAAAAAGATATAGAAGCAATTTTTCAACTACGTGTACAGGAATTACAGACAGCGCACGACAGCACCGAGCTGAAACCATTGTTTAGTGATCCATTATCATATATGATGGCTATCGACTATCAAACCTATATGGTAGATGATATTTTGCAGAAGGTAGATCGGGCTACAATGTCAACCAGTTTAGAAGGCAGGGAGCCTTTTCTGGACCAACACATAATTGAGTGGGCCGCACAACTTCCATCAGATTATAAATACCACCAGGGTCAGAAAAAATACATACTAAAACAGATAGTCCATAAATATATACCTCAAGAGGTAATGGAACGTCCTAAAATGGGCTTTGCTATACCGGTAGAGTCATGGCTGACTAATGAATTAAAAGAGTTGGTTCAATATTATCTGAGTGAAGCAAAGCTAAATGAACACAACCTGTTCAACATTTCACAGGTTAAAAAGCTAACAGATGAATTCTTTAGCGGCCGCACCGAAAAATACCTGAAGATCTGGCACCTGTTGATGTTTCAGATGTGGTATGAAAAGTGGATGGCCTAG
- a CDS encoding glycosyltransferase: MKKVLYITYDGLTDPLGQSQILPYLRHLSQQGYQFTILSFEKKARYQKEGALIKSITESYGINWAPLFFTANPPILSKMYDRHQMWQTVLSLHKKHKFDLTHCRSYIAAEMGLRLKQRFGVKFLFDMRGFWADEKVDNGQWNLKKPLYKYIYQHYKKKEAEFLLKADGIVSLTQAGKEYILGQKAYRNLSISVIPCCADLQHFNYQAVSEEEVNKQKAHLGIPAQAKVITYLGSVGGWYMTKEMFDFFALLSAKYPEYVMLVLTKDDPEIVKQEAERSGVLPEKLFVTYSTRQQLPAYLGMCESSVFFIRPTFSKKASSPTKHAELMGMGIPVVCNDIGDTGNIIHATQTGILINKFDREELVNGVEQYERLQEVSKATIRASAQQLFDLEAGSEKYLQLYRTILENPKAPTNYS, from the coding sequence TTGAAAAAAGTACTATACATTACCTATGATGGCCTCACTGACCCCTTAGGTCAATCGCAGATTTTGCCTTACTTGCGACATTTGTCTCAGCAAGGCTATCAGTTTACCATCTTGAGCTTTGAGAAAAAGGCCCGGTATCAAAAAGAAGGTGCATTGATCAAATCAATAACTGAAAGTTATGGAATCAATTGGGCACCTCTTTTCTTTACGGCCAATCCTCCCATACTCTCCAAAATGTATGACCGGCATCAAATGTGGCAAACGGTGCTTTCATTACATAAAAAGCACAAGTTCGATTTAACGCACTGCCGGAGTTATATAGCCGCAGAAATGGGCTTGCGTTTGAAACAACGGTTTGGTGTGAAGTTTTTATTTGACATGCGGGGTTTCTGGGCTGATGAAAAAGTAGACAACGGGCAGTGGAATCTTAAGAAACCTTTGTATAAGTACATTTACCAACACTATAAAAAGAAAGAAGCTGAGTTTTTACTAAAGGCAGATGGTATCGTATCATTGACCCAGGCTGGTAAGGAGTATATACTTGGTCAGAAAGCATACCGGAATCTATCTATATCAGTTATTCCCTGTTGCGCTGATTTGCAGCATTTTAATTACCAGGCAGTGTCAGAAGAGGAGGTGAACAAGCAAAAAGCGCATTTAGGTATTCCGGCTCAGGCTAAGGTGATCACTTATTTGGGATCTGTAGGAGGGTGGTATATGACAAAGGAAATGTTTGATTTCTTTGCCTTACTGTCTGCAAAGTATCCGGAGTATGTAATGCTGGTACTTACAAAAGATGATCCGGAAATTGTAAAACAAGAAGCAGAAAGAAGTGGCGTTTTGCCAGAAAAGCTTTTTGTAACTTATTCTACCCGGCAACAATTGCCAGCCTATTTAGGAATGTGTGAAAGCAGTGTATTCTTTATCCGCCCCACTTTTTCTAAAAAGGCATCTTCTCCTACCAAGCATGCCGAATTGATGGGTATGGGCATTCCTGTTGTTTGTAACGATATTGGCGATACCGGAAATATCATTCACGCCACCCAAACAGGTATTTTAATAAACAAATTTGATCGTGAAGAGTTGGTCAATGGTGTTGAACAATACGAACGTCTTCAGGAAGTGAGTAAAGCCACTATACGAGCCAGCGCACAACAGCTGTTTGATTTAGAGGCAGGGTCAGAAAAATACCTACAATTGTATCGAACTATATTGGAAAACCCAAAGGCTCCAACTAATTATAGCTAA
- a CDS encoding glycosyltransferase family 4 protein, translating into MPEKKRVLFLVPYPLHRAPSQRFRVELFLPILKQQGVNYRLRPFMDEATWEVLYKSGSPLQKVWGVVKGFIKRIKDVVFIVPQYDYIFIHREATPIGPPIVEFIVSKLWRKKIIYDFDDAIWIPNTTQENKIVNWVKAFWKVKYICKWSYKVVGGNDYLCQFAKQYNKNVVLIPTCVDTVNQHNQLKEQQTERVVIGWTGSHSTMKFLDEIIEVLSRITEEFNVDILIISNKAPQFTIKNLRFIPWQEATEVEDLLQMNIGVMPLEADPWCEGKCGFKLIQYMALGIPAVASPIGVNKQIIDEGQNGFLCNTKEEWYNTIALLIQDVEKRRLLGTKGQAKIKAQFSIQANAGAFVDLFN; encoded by the coding sequence ATGCCAGAAAAGAAACGCGTTTTATTTTTAGTGCCCTATCCCTTACATCGGGCGCCCTCTCAACGATTTCGAGTGGAGTTATTTTTGCCTATACTGAAACAACAGGGTGTTAATTACCGGCTTAGGCCATTTATGGACGAAGCCACATGGGAGGTGCTTTATAAATCGGGTTCTCCACTGCAAAAAGTATGGGGGGTTGTGAAAGGCTTTATTAAAAGGATAAAGGATGTTGTATTTATAGTGCCACAATACGATTATATTTTTATTCACCGCGAAGCCACTCCTATTGGCCCTCCTATAGTAGAATTTATTGTCAGTAAGCTATGGCGTAAGAAAATTATTTATGATTTTGACGACGCCATTTGGATTCCTAATACAACACAAGAGAATAAAATAGTTAATTGGGTAAAGGCCTTTTGGAAAGTAAAGTATATCTGCAAATGGTCTTACAAGGTTGTAGGAGGAAATGACTACTTATGCCAATTTGCAAAGCAATACAACAAGAATGTTGTTCTTATTCCTACATGCGTAGATACAGTAAATCAACATAATCAATTAAAAGAACAGCAGACCGAAAGGGTTGTAATTGGGTGGACAGGTAGCCATTCTACAATGAAGTTCTTAGATGAGATAATAGAAGTATTATCCAGGATAACGGAAGAATTTAATGTTGATATACTCATCATTTCAAATAAAGCACCACAGTTCACAATAAAGAACTTACGCTTTATCCCTTGGCAGGAAGCTACAGAGGTTGAAGATCTGCTGCAAATGAACATAGGGGTAATGCCATTAGAGGCAGATCCATGGTGTGAAGGCAAGTGTGGATTTAAATTGATTCAATACATGGCATTGGGTATACCAGCTGTAGCAAGTCCCATTGGTGTAAATAAGCAAATTATCGATGAGGGGCAAAATGGATTTCTCTGTAACACAAAAGAAGAATGGTATAACACAATCGCCCTCTTAATTCAGGATGTAGAAAAAAGACGCTTATTAGGGACAAAAGGACAAGCAAAAATTAAGGCACAATTCAGTATTCAGGCTAATGCCGGGGCTTTCGTTGACCTTTTCAATTGA
- a CDS encoding glycosyltransferase, translated as MPRVLRILNRLAVGGPVLNATYLTKYLAPEFETILVVGERESHEKSADHLTEALGIECVTIEGMGRSINPTSDYVAYQKLKKLIKDYKPDIVHTHAAKPGAIGRLAASAVKVPVIVHTFHGHVFHSYFNSLKSNFFIQTERFLARKSDAIIAISNQQHKELTEEFRIAPKEKFRVIPLGLDLDKFQTNQEEKRKQFRKAFGLADDEIAIGIIGRLVPVKNHILFLHALKHLLNNTSKKVKAFIIGDGETRHSLETLAKQLGIAYSTEKDTNHVNSLVFTSWRSDVDYIMAGVDIVTLTSFNEGTPVSLIEAQAANKPIVSTRVGGISDILLEGETGLLADVQDEATFAQHLLQLVNDDALRLRLGANSRAHVMQRFSYQRLMRDMSALYNELLEKKKG; from the coding sequence ATGCCCAGAGTTTTACGCATATTAAATCGACTGGCCGTAGGCGGCCCCGTGCTGAATGCAACGTACCTGACAAAGTACCTGGCTCCTGAATTTGAAACCATTTTGGTGGTTGGAGAGCGGGAAAGTCATGAAAAAAGTGCTGATCATCTTACTGAAGCTTTAGGGATTGAATGTGTGACCATTGAAGGAATGGGTCGGTCAATTAACCCCACTTCTGACTATGTGGCCTATCAAAAGCTCAAGAAGCTAATAAAGGACTATAAGCCGGATATCGTACATACCCATGCCGCTAAGCCCGGCGCTATCGGGCGATTGGCAGCTTCGGCGGTCAAGGTGCCAGTAATTGTACATACCTTTCATGGCCACGTATTCCATTCTTACTTTAATTCCTTAAAGTCTAACTTCTTTATCCAGACAGAGCGATTCTTAGCCCGAAAGAGTGATGCTATTATTGCCATTAGTAATCAGCAGCATAAAGAGCTAACCGAAGAGTTCCGGATAGCGCCTAAGGAAAAGTTTCGTGTTATACCGCTAGGCCTGGATCTGGACAAATTTCAAACCAACCAGGAAGAAAAACGAAAACAGTTCCGTAAAGCCTTTGGTTTGGCTGATGATGAAATTGCTATTGGTATTATCGGTCGCCTGGTGCCGGTTAAGAATCATATCCTTTTCTTGCATGCGCTCAAGCATCTATTGAATAATACATCCAAAAAGGTAAAGGCATTTATTATTGGTGATGGAGAAACCCGCCATTCCTTAGAAACGCTGGCAAAGCAACTTGGGATTGCCTACAGTACTGAAAAAGATACCAATCACGTTAATTCATTAGTATTTACATCCTGGCGGAGCGATGTAGATTACATTATGGCAGGTGTGGATATTGTTACTTTAACTTCTTTTAATGAAGGTACCCCCGTAAGTTTGATAGAAGCACAGGCTGCCAATAAACCCATTGTCTCTACTCGAGTAGGAGGAATCAGTGATATTTTGCTTGAGGGTGAAACCGGCCTGCTAGCCGATGTGCAAGATGAGGCTACCTTTGCGCAGCACTTGTTACAGTTGGTAAACGACGATGCACTCCGTTTACGCCTAGGTGCTAACAGTCGCGCGCATGTAATGCAGCGATTTAGTTACCAGCGACTGATGCGCGATATGTCGGCGCTTTACAATGAACTGCTTGAAAAGAAAAAGGGATAG
- a CDS encoding tyrosine-protein phosphatase, with protein MFFWKKKTEPVDLSWLGVDMHSHLIPGIDDGSPDMASSIALIKDLQQLGYRKLITTPHILSGLYPNTPEIIQSGLAEVKQELAAQKINIDIHAAAEYFIDEQFQEQLSEKIPLLTLKDNLVLVEFSMITAPLDLQDVLFEMQLQHYQPIIAHPERYVYLRSRLEFFEELKHAGAHLQLNLLSLTGHYGVHVRELAEYLLKNGLYDYAGTDLHGPRHIEKLKTLSSSPLYSILKDANLKNTSL; from the coding sequence ATGTTTTTCTGGAAAAAGAAAACTGAGCCGGTTGATCTTTCTTGGTTAGGTGTGGATATGCATTCGCATCTAATTCCTGGTATTGACGACGGCTCTCCGGATATGGCCAGCAGTATTGCGCTTATTAAAGATTTGCAGCAATTGGGCTATCGCAAGCTTATCACCACACCTCATATTTTATCCGGACTTTATCCTAACACGCCTGAAATAATTCAAAGTGGCCTTGCTGAAGTGAAACAGGAGCTTGCTGCCCAGAAGATCAATATTGATATACATGCCGCCGCTGAATACTTTATCGACGAACAGTTTCAGGAACAGCTTAGTGAAAAAATACCTTTATTAACACTTAAAGACAACTTAGTGTTGGTAGAGTTCTCTATGATTACTGCTCCTTTGGATCTGCAGGACGTACTGTTTGAAATGCAGCTACAGCACTACCAGCCCATCATTGCACACCCGGAGCGTTATGTATACCTGCGCAGCCGGCTGGAGTTTTTTGAAGAATTGAAGCACGCTGGCGCGCACCTACAGCTGAATTTGCTTTCGCTAACCGGGCACTATGGCGTACATGTGCGGGAATTAGCGGAATACTTACTTAAGAATGGCCTATATGACTATGCGGGAACTGACTTACATGGGCCCCGCCATATTGAAAAATTAAAAACCCTTTCCTCTTCTCCATTATATTCCATTTTAAAAGACGCCAATCTTAAAAATACCAGCCTGTAA
- a CDS encoding MerR family transcriptional regulator — MGFTIKELETLSGIKAHTIRIWEQRYHFLKPTRTSTNIRTYSNEELKTILTVALLNKHGYKISRIDTMPPEQRNKEVINLSSEEAQNEYLVNELISAMIDLDIYGYETLLNDCIQRVGIEATIKTIIFSFLEKIGILWQTGHINPAHEHIVSNIIRQKLVVAIEGLPFPEQQKPLLLLLLPEDEHHELGLLFVYYLLKQRGLPVIYLGANVPLKDAQYVISLKQPDHIYLHLTSSPSKASFQKYLKGLAASNSSSKVVLSGHIAESFPGINGQLLPLHTLSQAITYISSL; from the coding sequence ATGGGATTTACAATTAAAGAATTGGAGACATTGTCGGGTATCAAAGCCCACACCATTCGTATTTGGGAGCAACGTTACCATTTTTTAAAGCCTACGCGTACTTCTACCAACATACGCACCTATAGTAATGAGGAGCTCAAAACCATCCTTACAGTTGCCCTACTCAACAAACATGGATATAAGATCTCCCGTATTGATACCATGCCGCCCGAGCAGCGCAACAAGGAAGTGATTAATTTATCTTCTGAAGAAGCGCAGAATGAATATTTAGTGAATGAGCTGATTAGTGCAATGATAGATCTGGATATTTATGGGTATGAAACACTCTTGAATGATTGTATTCAACGGGTGGGCATTGAAGCCACTATTAAAACCATCATTTTCTCGTTTTTGGAAAAGATTGGAATTCTTTGGCAAACAGGCCATATCAACCCGGCTCATGAACATATTGTTTCTAACATAATTCGTCAGAAGCTGGTGGTAGCTATTGAAGGATTGCCATTCCCTGAGCAGCAAAAGCCATTGTTGCTATTGTTGTTACCAGAAGATGAGCATCATGAGTTAGGGCTTTTGTTCGTTTATTACCTGCTCAAGCAAAGAGGTTTGCCGGTTATCTATTTAGGCGCCAATGTGCCCTTAAAAGATGCGCAATATGTAATTAGTCTAAAACAGCCAGATCATATATATCTTCATTTAACGTCATCTCCTTCAAAGGCCAGTTTCCAAAAATACCTGAAAGGCCTAGCGGCTTCCAATTCGTCTAGTAAAGTAGTGCTTTCTGGCCATATTGCCGAGAGTTTTCCAGGCATAAATGGGCAGTTACTACCGCTGCATACGTTGTCTCAAGCTATTACTTATATATCTTCTCTGTAA